The Paenibacillus sp. FSL H7-0357 nucleotide sequence CAGGCTTATACCAATCGGTGGTCGGCTTCTTCCTGGTCCTGGGCTCGAACTGGATCGTGCGCAAGGTCGATAAAGACCAGGCCGTTTTCTAAATTTGTGAGAGGAGGGAGAAGCTGTGACCAATAACGAAATATCCAAAGTAACGAATATGATACTCCATATTATTTTTATCATCCTGACGATAGCCTGTCTCTTGCCGATTGTGCTGGTCTTTATGATCTCGATTACCGACTATGATTATATTGTGCTCAACGGTTATCAATTTTTCCCGGAAAAGCTTAGTCTGGAGGCGTATGCCTATATCTTTAAGGATTACACGATCATTGCAAAAGCCTACGGCGTATCCATCTTTGTGACGGTAGTTGGTACACTGCTCAGCGTATTTATCTCTTCACTCTATGCGTACCCGATCTCACGGACGGATTTCAAATATCGCGGCTTCTTCGCCTTTCTGATCTTCTTCACGATGCTGTTCGGCGGGGGGCTGGTGCCGTGGTACATGGTGTACACCCAGGTGCTGGATCTGAAAAACTCCATATGGTCCTTGATCATCCCGATGCTGCTGTCTCCTTTTAACGTGCTGATTATGAAAACCTACTTCCAGATGTCTGTGCCGCCTGCGCTGATTGAAGCCTCCAAAATTGACGGTGCCGGCGAGCTAAGAACCTTCTTTCGAATTGTGTTCCCGCTCTCCCTGCCGGTCTTTGCCACCATTGGATTGTTCAACACCCTGCATTACTGGAATGACTGGTTTAACAGCATGATTTTTATTACCGATACCAAGCTCTATTCCCTGCAATACCTGATGTATAAAATGATCTCGCAGGCGGATTATCTGAGCCGCAACAGCGCCTTGATTCAAGGCTCGGCCACAGAACTGGCCAAATTGCCGGGAGAAACCATCCGCATGGCGATGGCGCTGATCGGAATCGGTCCGATTGTGCTGGCGTATCCGTTCTTCCAGCGCTATTTCATCAAGGGTTTAACGCTCGGGTCCATTAAAGGCTAACCTCGGAATTCACCGATTTAGCATATATTTTCAAGTCAAAGGGAGGAAAAGAGTAATGACAGGTAAAAGAGGCACGGGTCTACTGCTTTCACTTGTACTTATGATTGGAATGACACTCAGCGGGTGCTCGGGGAATAATAATAACAATAAAACCGCCGCCCCCGAGAAAACCGCGGAAAGCACAGCAGCCCCAGCCGCCACTGAAACTGCCAAAGCAACCGAAGCAACTGAAACAACGAATGAGCTGGAGCAGGTGGAGCTGTCCCTGTATCTCCCGGGCGGTCCGGATAAGGATGTAGCATCTGTTGAGCAAGCCATCAATGCTTATTTGAAGGATAAAATTAATGCCACGATCAAGATTAACCAGCTGAGCTGGGATAAACCGGCGGATAAAGTGAATCTGATGATCCAATCCGGTGAAGTATTCGACATGGTCTTTACCTGGAACTTCATGACCAATGCTGCCAAAGGTGCGTATCTGCCGCTGGAAGAGCTGCTGGATAAATACGCCAAAGAAACCAAGGCACAGATCAACCCCGCTTATCTGCAGGCGGCTACTGTAAACGGACATTTGTATGCGGTTCCAACGGAAAAAGAGCTGGGCCAATCGGTAGGGTTCGCTTTTGACAAGGCGATTGTCGACAAGTACGGCTTCGATGTCAACAGCATCACCAAACTGGAGGATATTGAGCCGATGCTGAAGACCATTAAAGAGAAGGAGCCGACCATGTCGCCGCTGTTCATGAACCATACAGACAGCCTAAACTGGTTCACGGTGTATCCGGAAAGTGAAGATCTGGACGGAAGCAATGAAATTCCAACACTGCTTGATTACAAAACCATGAAGGTGTTCAACGAATATGACACTCCTGAAATTGTGGAAAGACTTAAGCTGATCCGCAAGTGGTATCAAGCCGGATACATTAACAAGAACGGGGCCACTGACAAGACTGAGCTTAAGGATGCGGTGAAAAGCGGCAAAGCCTGGTTCGTGTACGGCAATATGAATCCTACATCCACCAACGACTGGACCCGGCTCGCTGAGAAACCGATGATCATCAAAACGCTGCTTCCGGTTCAAGTAAGCACCAAAAGCTTGCAGGGCTCGATGCTCGCCATCTCCAGAACATCGAAGAATCCGGAACGCGCTATGATGTTTATGAACCTGATTCATACAGATCCTGTCCTCTACAACTTGCTTACCTTCGGTATTGAAGGCAAACACTACAACAAGGTTGGCGAGAACACTGTTGATTTCATTGCGGACAGCGGCTACAACTCCGTATCCTCCTGGATGATCGGGAACGTGCTGCTGAACTACCTGAACAAGAATGAAGACCCGAAACGAGTGCAGCTCTACACGGACTGGAACAAGAACTCCAAAGTTTCGCCGGTTATCGGATTTGTATTTGATTCGACGAAGGTGCAATCGCAGATTGGGGCACTGATCAATATTACGAAGCAGTATAAGAATACCTTGTACTCCGGGGAGCAAGATCCGGAGCCTATCCTCAAAGAAATGAACAGCAAGCTGAAGGCTGCAGGACTGGAAGCTGTGATTAACGAGATTCAAGCGCAAATGGATGCATTTTTGGCCGCCAAATAAGGAGCCGCAGCAGTAGCAGACCCGATATCCGGCAAACAGCCTGGCCGTAATGGCCGTTTGCCCGGATTTCGGGTATTCATATTCGCCTAGCCAGCACTTGGGGTGCCCCGAATCTACCTTATTAGAAGAGGGTGTTTATTGTGCGAATTCAAAAAAACATTGCTTTACTGCTCATTCTGGCGTTGATGCTGATGACCTTCTGGATACCGGATGGGTCAATGGGTTTGGCATCGGCCGCTGCTAAAGATGAAATTGCTACAAGTCAGGTGATTGGACAACAGGCTGATTCACAAGAAGCGGCCGCGGATTCCGTACACAATAGCACGGTGACTGCATCAACCTATGAACCTCCGATGACCTTGTTATGGCAGGTCGGCGATTCGGATAATAGCTCCGCAGAATTTACTGTCTTTAACAATGTCTACAGCAAAACTCTCCAAGTCCCCGTACCCCCGGGCCACTGGGATAACGTCCCCAAGGGCATGAAGGCCGATGCCAACGGATTCATGAATCTTTCCTTCCATTTGAGCCAGGTCCCAGAATATGGAGTCCAGTTTAGCCTCAAAGTTATCGATGCAAGCACAGCTATTCCCCAGCTTGCTGTATTTACAAACGGTCTCATGAGCGGGCTTATTCAGATCACCGGCCTGAATGACGGTGAGAAGACGCTGGAGAATACCTGGAAACAAACCTACAGGCTATACATTCCCAAGGAACAGCTGAAGACCGGGCGAAATGCAGTCCGGCTAATCGTGGATCGCGGATTGTACGCGGATCCGCAGGCTCCCGGTTATGACGGAGACAAATATTTATGGTTCGAGTGGGATTACTTCAAGCTGGAGTCACTGAATGCACCGGCTGTCGAGCCGATCCATGGACGGTATGTCCATCTGGGAAGTACAATTGCCGCGGCAACCTTCAAATACGACGAGCATGCGATCCGCCATTTAGGGCCTATGGCCAAGTGGATGGGCATTGCCTACAGCGGCAACTGGATGCGGGCCTCTTTCTGGTCTGACACCAGCGCTGGCTGGGACCCGCAGGGGCGAAACTACCTGGCAACGCTGCGTGATCTGAACCTTGAGCCGATGGTCAACATCATCGGAGGCAACTGGAGGAATAACAGCGAGCTAAGCAGCGGCACAGTCCCGGCAGCACTCCGGAGTTATTACACTAACTTTGTCAGCAAGTTCGGTGATTTGTACCAGTATGCCGAAACCGGTAATGAACCGGGGCTGTTCGGCTGGGCCCAGAAAGCCGTGGTAGCCACGCATGAGCTGATGGATGAAGAACGGGCAACGAACAGTCAGCCCTATCTCAAGATTGTTGCGCCGGGTTGGGCGTATTGGCCTTATAACGGCATCCCTGACGGCTGGGAGCGGGATGCGGAGCAGCGCAGGGAGATCGAGGAGCTGTCCGATGTGACGAATGGGCACAGCTATGGCGGAACGGGAGTCCAGCCGCTGCCGGGCGGCAGCCTGTATGAGAATCTGCGGGTCTATGGCGACGCGGATGACGGCTTCGGCAAAGAGATGGCGATGAGCGAAACAGGCACCAATGACAACCATTCCGACAACACGAAGTATGGAACCTATGCCTACAGGTTCGCCGCTGCTTTTGACCGGGAGATGCGCGGAAATATTGGATATGTAGACCATATTATGCAGCATGCGGCGTTCTTTAACGACGGCACTGAATTTGGGTTGTTTGCTTCCGGCATCAATTGGAATACGCACCGTTATGAAGATACAGTTGCGGTACCGGCCAATAGCAGCGAGGCAGGAGAGACGCGGCTGAAGACATTCCGCAGGCTGGCTGCCGCGTACGCTACCCATGGCCGTCCGCTGAGCTACGAGGTGCTGAATACATGTGGATGCAGCTCGAACATGAAAAAGGTATACTTCCGCGCGGTAGATACATCGGCACTGGGTACCTCGGCTATCGGGGCGAAATCGGATAAAATCCTGCTGAACTTCGTCAATTTCGAGAAAAAGCCGATGACGATGAAGGTTCGGGTAACGATGCCTGGCAGCGGGCAATATGCCGGAGAAGTGTTCGGAGCGGGCAATTCCTATGCTGCCGCACATTCCACCGTGCAGCTTACGGCAACGCCGCATATCACCCTCACGGTTACCCTGGGAGCCGGCGAAACGGTCCAGTATATTCTGGATAAGCTGGAGACAGAAGCGCCATCTGTACCCGGAAGTCCTGCAGCGGTGGCGCTCAGCCATGAGCAGATCAAGGTGACCTGGAATGCCTCAACCGATAATGATGCGGTAGTCAGCTACAACGTGTACCGTGACGGCGGGGTTACTCCGGTGATGACGGTTCCGGGCCGGATAACCTTTTTCAGCGACTATAGTGTGGCCCCGGAAACGCAGTACAGCTACAGGGTTCAAGCCGTGGATGACTTCGGCAATATTTCGGCATTAAGCTCAGCCGTATCGGCAACTACATCAGCCATGCCGATCACGCCGCATGTCCCGGGAGATCCCACCAAGTTTGAAGCGGAAGCTGCCTCCTTTGCCCTGCCTCTGCGAATCGGCAACAACAGCAGTGCATCGGGAGGAAAGGTTGTGGAGCAGACCCATGGCGGCGGCATTTCGATTCAGGGATTGTATTCGGAATTGGGCGGAAGCTATACCCTGACTATTGCATACGCTTCCAATCAGGACTCGAAGAAAAATATCGTCGTGAATGGACAAAGGCTGTCCACGGTTACCTTGCCTTCAACGGGCAGCTGGAACAGCAACATTACTGCCAGACAGTTCGGCGTTACGCTTCAGCCGGGCTATAACACGATCAGCTTCACTTCCGCTGGCAACGGAGCGAATCTCGATTATTTCAAGCTGGAGGAAGGGCTTTATGTTCCGGTGTCCGCCTGGTACACGGTAGAGCATGACCATGCCTACATTGACTATACCGGGTTTGAAACGGCGCCGAACGGGGTGTCCCATGTAACCTACTCACCGGATTCGTCGGCGGTGTTTAACTTTAACGGAATCGGTGTCCGCTGGAGATCGGATATTAAGAGCAATATGGGCAGCGCGGATGTGTACGTCGACGGGCAATATAAGGAGACCGTTGTCATTCCCCAGGCCGGGCTGGAAGGCGAAAACAAGATCGTCTATGAGCTGACGGGTCTGGACTATGGGCTGCACCGGATCGAGGTCGTCCATAACACCGGAACGATAATGGTCCACGGCTTCGAGTTCGAGGGCTATGAGTCTACACTCCCGGCTCCGATGGCGGATCTAACCGTCACGGAGGTCGGCTGGAATATCGTAAACAGCGACGGCACACCTTCCAGTCATGTGACCCCCGAGCTGGGTGATTCCTTAATCTTCTGGGCCAAGGTTAAAAATATCGGCGTGCGTCCTACCCCGCTGAACACTTCCACCGGGCTGGGACAGATTACAGGCGGTGCCTTCTCCGTCAACGGCGGGGTCGTATCCTGGTCGGACACCAATAACACGGTCATCCAGCCGGGCGAGGAGATTACCCTTACGGCCAACAGCAGTGCCCAGGGAACGCCAAGGTGGACAGTGCCGACCATCGGAAACTTCACTATCAGCTTTTTTGTCAACGATATCTGGCGATATGAGGAGATGAACAAGGAGAATAACAAGTTAAACAAGACCCTTCAAATCAGCCTGAATTGACCGAAGGATCGGCCAGCCTCCCCCCGCAGCTTTGGATCACGAAGCTGCGGGATTTTTCAGTTTGCTAATTGTAGAAGATTCTAGATGTTTATAGAATTTTGAACTTATTTTGTAGTTGCCTTTATTTAGAGTGGCGCCGGGTTTCGTTACACTGGGGTTAGAAACTACCGGGAGGAATCGTGACCATGCGAAAGGCATTAGCTAAGGAAGAGCGGGACTGGGTAGAGCGCACCTTACGATCCATGAGCCTGCGTGAAAAGATCGGGCAGACGATGCAGGATCATGCGGGCAGGCTGCCATTCCAAGGGATGGACGAAGGGACTATAAGGGCGTATTTGGAGAAATATCCGGTGGGCAGCTTCTTTATCGGCGGAGAGGTGATTCAAAAGGCTGCCGGAAAAGCGGAGGAATACCGCGAGTGGGTGGAGCTGCTTCAGAAGGTCAGCAAATATCCGCTGCTGTTCTCGGGCGACCTGGAGTTCGGGGCTGGCTCTGCAGTCAAAAGCTTAACCGCTTTTCCTCCGCTGCTTGCGCTTGCCGCAGCAGATGATGAAGCGCTGGCCTACGAGTACGGCAAGTATACAGCAATCGAAGGACGTGCGGCCGGGTTTACCTGGGCGCTGGCGCCAGGTACGGATCTTTTGCTGAACTGGATGAATCCGGTGATTACGACCCGCTGTCTGGGTGATGATGCGGAGCGGGCACTGCGCCTGTCCAGCGCCGTGATGCGGGGAATGCAGGATTACGGTATTGCCGCTTGTGCCAAGCATTTTCCGGGAGACGGGGTGGATTACAGGGATCAGCATATCATTACCACCATCAACGGTTTGTCCGAAGAGGAATGGTTCGCCACTTATGGCCGGGTGTCCCAGCAGATGATTGATCAGGGCGTGATGTCGTATATGACAGGACATATCGCCCTTCCCTGGCTGGAGGCGAATGTGCAGGGGAATAAGCCTGTTCCGGCTACAGTCTCGGCACGCATTACAACGGAGCTTCTGCGGAACCGCATGGGGTTTGAGGGAGTTGTCCTGTCGGATGCGCTGGATATGGGCGGATTTCTGGCCTGGGGCGATTATGAGACGCGGATCGTGGATTGTTTCAACTGCGGGACCGATGTGCTGCTGTGGCCGGGTGTGAACTATTTTGAAGTCATGGAACGGGCAGTCGCCAGCGGCAAGGTAACGATGGAACGGCTGGACGCAAGTGTCCGGCGGGTTCTGGAGATGAAGGCAGAGCTGGGTATGCAGCATCTGGATGCCGAGGGCCGGGATCACTCCGCTGCGCCGCTGCTGAATGACAAATTGCATCCTGAGCTGGACCGGGAGGCTAGAGAACTAAGCACGACACTCGCCGGGCGGTGTATTACGCTGGTCCGCAACCGGAGAAATCTCCTGCCCCTGAATCCGCAGACGACCCGCAGAGTTCTCGTCATTATGCTGAACAAAGTGACAGAGGGACGCAAATATGACCGCATGGAGCTGTTTGTCGGGCACTTGAAGGCCAGAGGGCTGCAGGTGGATATTCTGGATGAATTCGAACCGCTGAATACGCTGCAGAAGTGGGAACAATCCGGGATTCGCTGGGATGCTGCGTTTACGCCTTATTTTCTGCCGCTCCACGGCATGATGAACACGGCTCGTCCAGTGGGGGAAGCGGCCAAGGCGATCTGGGCGATGCAGCATGCGGAGACGATCCACCCGATCGGGATCTCTTTTGCCACGCCGTACCTGCTCCGGGATATACCGTTTCTCGACACGCTGGTAAATGCGTATTCACTGCATGAAGATACGGTGGCGTTGACAGTTAAGGCGTTGTTCGGGGAGATTCCGTTTCAAGGGGGATCACCGGTGCAGGCAGATCCTGAGGGAATGAACACCCTTCCAAGGGGGCTTCAGCATGCCCGATACTAAGCAGTTATTGGAGGGAAAGCTGGATCTGCTGTTCGAATGCATGATTTCCCCCCGGCACCAGGGAAATTGGGGAATGGACATGGATCACTGGGACTGGGTCCCCGGGGTCGGACTGATTTCCATACTGGATTATGGAACGGCTGGCGGACAGGACAAGGCCATGAATTACCTGCTGCAATGGGTGGAGCGGAATAAGCAGAAGGCAGAAGGCGTGAAAGTCATTAATTCCATGGCTCCTTATGCTGTGTTCCCCGAATTGTTCCGGCGGACTGGGGATAAATGGTTTCTGCACAAAGCGCAGGAAACCGCCGCCTGGATGCTGGAGGATGCACCGAGGACCCGGGAAGGCGCGCTGGAGCATACCGTCACTGAAGCGGCCCTGTTCCCTGAGCAGGTATGGGCAGATACGGTATATATGGCTGTGCTTTTTCTGGCGCGGCTCGCC carries:
- a CDS encoding ABC transporter substrate-binding protein, encoding MTGKRGTGLLLSLVLMIGMTLSGCSGNNNNNKTAAPEKTAESTAAPAATETAKATEATETTNELEQVELSLYLPGGPDKDVASVEQAINAYLKDKINATIKINQLSWDKPADKVNLMIQSGEVFDMVFTWNFMTNAAKGAYLPLEELLDKYAKETKAQINPAYLQAATVNGHLYAVPTEKELGQSVGFAFDKAIVDKYGFDVNSITKLEDIEPMLKTIKEKEPTMSPLFMNHTDSLNWFTVYPESEDLDGSNEIPTLLDYKTMKVFNEYDTPEIVERLKLIRKWYQAGYINKNGATDKTELKDAVKSGKAWFVYGNMNPTSTNDWTRLAEKPMIIKTLLPVQVSTKSLQGSMLAISRTSKNPERAMMFMNLIHTDPVLYNLLTFGIEGKHYNKVGENTVDFIADSGYNSVSSWMIGNVLLNYLNKNEDPKRVQLYTDWNKNSKVSPVIGFVFDSTKVQSQIGALINITKQYKNTLYSGEQDPEPILKEMNSKLKAAGLEAVINEIQAQMDAFLAAK
- a CDS encoding glycoside hydrolase family 3 protein, with the protein product MRKALAKEERDWVERTLRSMSLREKIGQTMQDHAGRLPFQGMDEGTIRAYLEKYPVGSFFIGGEVIQKAAGKAEEYREWVELLQKVSKYPLLFSGDLEFGAGSAVKSLTAFPPLLALAAADDEALAYEYGKYTAIEGRAAGFTWALAPGTDLLLNWMNPVITTRCLGDDAERALRLSSAVMRGMQDYGIAACAKHFPGDGVDYRDQHIITTINGLSEEEWFATYGRVSQQMIDQGVMSYMTGHIALPWLEANVQGNKPVPATVSARITTELLRNRMGFEGVVLSDALDMGGFLAWGDYETRIVDCFNCGTDVLLWPGVNYFEVMERAVASGKVTMERLDASVRRVLEMKAELGMQHLDAEGRDHSAAPLLNDKLHPELDREARELSTTLAGRCITLVRNRRNLLPLNPQTTRRVLVIMLNKVTEGRKYDRMELFVGHLKARGLQVDILDEFEPLNTLQKWEQSGIRWDAAFTPYFLPLHGMMNTARPVGEAAKAIWAMQHAETIHPIGISFATPYLLRDIPFLDTLVNAYSLHEDTVALTVKALFGEIPFQGGSPVQADPEGMNTLPRGLQHARY
- a CDS encoding carbohydrate-binding domain-containing protein, which translates into the protein MRIQKNIALLLILALMLMTFWIPDGSMGLASAAAKDEIATSQVIGQQADSQEAAADSVHNSTVTASTYEPPMTLLWQVGDSDNSSAEFTVFNNVYSKTLQVPVPPGHWDNVPKGMKADANGFMNLSFHLSQVPEYGVQFSLKVIDASTAIPQLAVFTNGLMSGLIQITGLNDGEKTLENTWKQTYRLYIPKEQLKTGRNAVRLIVDRGLYADPQAPGYDGDKYLWFEWDYFKLESLNAPAVEPIHGRYVHLGSTIAAATFKYDEHAIRHLGPMAKWMGIAYSGNWMRASFWSDTSAGWDPQGRNYLATLRDLNLEPMVNIIGGNWRNNSELSSGTVPAALRSYYTNFVSKFGDLYQYAETGNEPGLFGWAQKAVVATHELMDEERATNSQPYLKIVAPGWAYWPYNGIPDGWERDAEQRREIEELSDVTNGHSYGGTGVQPLPGGSLYENLRVYGDADDGFGKEMAMSETGTNDNHSDNTKYGTYAYRFAAAFDREMRGNIGYVDHIMQHAAFFNDGTEFGLFASGINWNTHRYEDTVAVPANSSEAGETRLKTFRRLAAAYATHGRPLSYEVLNTCGCSSNMKKVYFRAVDTSALGTSAIGAKSDKILLNFVNFEKKPMTMKVRVTMPGSGQYAGEVFGAGNSYAAAHSTVQLTATPHITLTVTLGAGETVQYILDKLETEAPSVPGSPAAVALSHEQIKVTWNASTDNDAVVSYNVYRDGGVTPVMTVPGRITFFSDYSVAPETQYSYRVQAVDDFGNISALSSAVSATTSAMPITPHVPGDPTKFEAEAASFALPLRIGNNSSASGGKVVEQTHGGGISIQGLYSELGGSYTLTIAYASNQDSKKNIVVNGQRLSTVTLPSTGSWNSNITARQFGVTLQPGYNTISFTSAGNGANLDYFKLEEGLYVPVSAWYTVEHDHAYIDYTGFETAPNGVSHVTYSPDSSAVFNFNGIGVRWRSDIKSNMGSADVYVDGQYKETVVIPQAGLEGENKIVYELTGLDYGLHRIEVVHNTGTIMVHGFEFEGYESTLPAPMADLTVTEVGWNIVNSDGTPSSHVTPELGDSLIFWAKVKNIGVRPTPLNTSTGLGQITGGAFSVNGGVVSWSDTNNTVIQPGEEITLTANSSAQGTPRWTVPTIGNFTISFFVNDIWRYEEMNKENNKLNKTLQISLN
- a CDS encoding carbohydrate ABC transporter permease — its product is MTNNEISKVTNMILHIIFIILTIACLLPIVLVFMISITDYDYIVLNGYQFFPEKLSLEAYAYIFKDYTIIAKAYGVSIFVTVVGTLLSVFISSLYAYPISRTDFKYRGFFAFLIFFTMLFGGGLVPWYMVYTQVLDLKNSIWSLIIPMLLSPFNVLIMKTYFQMSVPPALIEASKIDGAGELRTFFRIVFPLSLPVFATIGLFNTLHYWNDWFNSMIFITDTKLYSLQYLMYKMISQADYLSRNSALIQGSATELAKLPGETIRMAMALIGIGPIVLAYPFFQRYFIKGLTLGSIKG